The Sebastes fasciatus isolate fSebFas1 chromosome 4, fSebFas1.pri, whole genome shotgun sequence genome window below encodes:
- the LOC141767107 gene encoding E3 ubiquitin-protein ligase TRIM21-like isoform X2 has protein sequence MSAASCLLTEDQFLCSICLDVFTDPVAIPCGHNFCKTCITDHWDINVLCQCPNCKKVFHIRPELQVNTFISEMAAHSSEQQAAKPREVPCDACTGTKLKALKSCLVCLESYCETHLEPHLTRSALKRHQLIDPVENLEGRMCTKHDKLLELFCKNDQMCVCMLCTISDHKTHEVVPLKEGYDGKKAELEAEIQQMIQKRRLKIQEMKHSVELSKEDADRKIADSVQVFTALKESVERSQAELIDAIKEKQRKTEKQAEGFIKELEQEISELKKRSTEVEQLLLSEDHLHVLQSFPSLNTALPTKNWTEISVHPSSFEGIVRRAVNQLEETLIKQMNKLLEAELKRVQQSAVDVTLDPDTANPALILSDDGKQVHNSDVKKNLPDNPERFDRCANVLAKQSFSSGRFYYEVQVKEKTDWTLGVARESINRKGKIILSPQNGHWTIWLRNEMEYKALADPRVLLSLKCQPEKVGVFVDYEEGLVSFYDVDAAALIYSFTGCSFTEKLYPYFSPCPNDGGKNSAPLIISPVNHTE, from the exons ATGTCTGCTGCCAGCTGTCTGCTGActgaagatcagtttctgtgctccatctgtctggatgtgttcactgatccagtcgccataccatgtggacacaacttctgtaAAACCTGCATCACTGATCACTGGGATATTAATGTCCTATGCCAGTGTCCCAACTGTAAAAAGGTTTTCCACATCAGACCTGAGCTGCAGGTCAATACTTTCATCTCTGAGATGGCTGCTCA cagctcagagcaacaagcTGCCAAACCAAGAGAAGTTCCTTGTGACGCCTGcactggaaccaaactgaaggccctgaagtcctgcctggtgtgtctggaatcctactgtgagactcacctggagcctcatctgacaAGGTCAGCtctgaaaagacatcagctgatcgaccctgtggagaacctggaaggCAGGATGTGTACGAAGCACGATAAACTGCTAGAGCTGTTCTGTAAGAACGACcagatgtgtgtctgcatgctctgcaCTATTTCAGACCACAAGACACATGAAGTTGTTCCTTTGAAAGAAGGATATGATGGAAAGAAGGCCGAGCTTGAGGCTGAAAttcagcagatgatccagaagagacgGCTGAAGATTCAGGAGATGAAACACTCAGTGGAGCTCAGTaaggaagatgcagacagaaAGATAGCAGAtagtgttcaggtcttcaccgctCTGAAGGAGTCGGTTGAGAGGAGCCAGGCTGAGCTCATCGACGcgatcaaagagaagcagagaaagacagagaaacaggctgaaggcttcatcaaagagctggaacaggaaatctctgagtTGAAGAAGAGAAGCACTGAGGTGGAGCAGCTCTTACTCTCTGAAGACCACCTCCACGTCCTCCAAAGCTTCCCGTCCCTGAACACTGCTCTACCCACCAAGAACTGGACAGAAATCAGCGTCCATCCATCTTCATTTGAGGGGATTGTGAGGAGAGCTGTGAATCAGTTGGAGGAGACGCTCATTAAACAGATGAATAAGCTGCTTGAGGCTGAGTTGAAGAGGGTCCAGCAGTCTGCAGTGGATGTGACACTTGATCCTGATACAGCAAATCCtgctctcatcctgtctgatgatggaAAACAAGTACATAATAGTGATGTAAAgaagaatctcccagacaacccaGAGAGATTTGATAGATGTGCTAATGTCTTAgcaaagcagagtttctcttcaggaaGGTTTTACTATGAGGTTCAAGTTAAAGAGAAGACTGACTGGACTttaggagtggccagagagtcgatcaacaggaaggggAAAATCATACTGTCTCCTCAGAATGGTCACTGGACGATATGGTTGAGGAATGAAATGGAGTACAAAGCTCTTGCTGACCCTAGAGTCCTTCTCTCCCTGAAGTGTCAGCCTgagaaggtgggggtgtttgtggattatgaggagggtctggtctccttttatgatgttgatgctgcagctcttatctactcctttactggctgctccttcactgagaaactctaccCATACTTTAGTCCTTGTCCTAATGATGGTggtaaaaactctgcccctctgatcatctctcctgtcaatcacactgaGTAG
- the LOC141767107 gene encoding E3 ubiquitin-protein ligase TRIM21-like isoform X1, with translation MSAASCLLTEDQFLCSICLDVFTDPVAIPCGHNFCKTCITDHWDINVLCQCPNCKKVFHIRPELQVNTFISEMAAQFRQSAQQKASSSSSEQQAAKPREVPCDACTGTKLKALKSCLVCLESYCETHLEPHLTRSALKRHQLIDPVENLEGRMCTKHDKLLELFCKNDQMCVCMLCTISDHKTHEVVPLKEGYDGKKAELEAEIQQMIQKRRLKIQEMKHSVELSKEDADRKIADSVQVFTALKESVERSQAELIDAIKEKQRKTEKQAEGFIKELEQEISELKKRSTEVEQLLLSEDHLHVLQSFPSLNTALPTKNWTEISVHPSSFEGIVRRAVNQLEETLIKQMNKLLEAELKRVQQSAVDVTLDPDTANPALILSDDGKQVHNSDVKKNLPDNPERFDRCANVLAKQSFSSGRFYYEVQVKEKTDWTLGVARESINRKGKIILSPQNGHWTIWLRNEMEYKALADPRVLLSLKCQPEKVGVFVDYEEGLVSFYDVDAAALIYSFTGCSFTEKLYPYFSPCPNDGGKNSAPLIISPVNHTE, from the coding sequence ATGTCTGCTGCCAGCTGTCTGCTGActgaagatcagtttctgtgctccatctgtctggatgtgttcactgatccagtcgccataccatgtggacacaacttctgtaAAACCTGCATCACTGATCACTGGGATATTAATGTCCTATGCCAGTGTCCCAACTGTAAAAAGGTTTTCCACATCAGACCTGAGCTGCAGGTCAATACTTTCATCTCTGAGATGGCTGCTCAGTTCAGGcagtcagctcaacagaaagccagcagcagcagctcagagcaacaagcTGCCAAACCAAGAGAAGTTCCTTGTGACGCCTGcactggaaccaaactgaaggccctgaagtcctgcctggtgtgtctggaatcctactgtgagactcacctggagcctcatctgacaAGGTCAGCtctgaaaagacatcagctgatcgaccctgtggagaacctggaaggCAGGATGTGTACGAAGCACGATAAACTGCTAGAGCTGTTCTGTAAGAACGACcagatgtgtgtctgcatgctctgcaCTATTTCAGACCACAAGACACATGAAGTTGTTCCTTTGAAAGAAGGATATGATGGAAAGAAGGCCGAGCTTGAGGCTGAAAttcagcagatgatccagaagagacgGCTGAAGATTCAGGAGATGAAACACTCAGTGGAGCTCAGTaaggaagatgcagacagaaAGATAGCAGAtagtgttcaggtcttcaccgctCTGAAGGAGTCGGTTGAGAGGAGCCAGGCTGAGCTCATCGACGcgatcaaagagaagcagagaaagacagagaaacaggctgaaggcttcatcaaagagctggaacaggaaatctctgagtTGAAGAAGAGAAGCACTGAGGTGGAGCAGCTCTTACTCTCTGAAGACCACCTCCACGTCCTCCAAAGCTTCCCGTCCCTGAACACTGCTCTACCCACCAAGAACTGGACAGAAATCAGCGTCCATCCATCTTCATTTGAGGGGATTGTGAGGAGAGCTGTGAATCAGTTGGAGGAGACGCTCATTAAACAGATGAATAAGCTGCTTGAGGCTGAGTTGAAGAGGGTCCAGCAGTCTGCAGTGGATGTGACACTTGATCCTGATACAGCAAATCCtgctctcatcctgtctgatgatggaAAACAAGTACATAATAGTGATGTAAAgaagaatctcccagacaacccaGAGAGATTTGATAGATGTGCTAATGTCTTAgcaaagcagagtttctcttcaggaaGGTTTTACTATGAGGTTCAAGTTAAAGAGAAGACTGACTGGACTttaggagtggccagagagtcgatcaacaggaaggggAAAATCATACTGTCTCCTCAGAATGGTCACTGGACGATATGGTTGAGGAATGAAATGGAGTACAAAGCTCTTGCTGACCCTAGAGTCCTTCTCTCCCTGAAGTGTCAGCCTgagaaggtgggggtgtttgtggattatgaggagggtctggtctccttttatgatgttgatgctgcagctcttatctactcctttactggctgctccttcactgagaaactctaccCATACTTTAGTCCTTGTCCTAATGATGGTggtaaaaactctgcccctctgatcatctctcctgtcaatcacactgaGTAG
- the LOC141766861 gene encoding E3 ubiquitin-protein ligase TRIM21-like, with product MSAASCLLTEDQFLCSICLDVFTDPVAIPCGHNFCKTCITDHWDINVLCQCPNCKKVFHIRPELQVNTFISEMAAQFRQSAQQKASSSSSEQQAAKPREVPCDACTGTKLKALKSCLVCLESYCETHLEPHLTRSALKRHQLIDPVENLEGRMCTKHDKLLELFCKNDQMCVCMLCTISDHKTHEVVPLKEGYDGKKAELEAEIQQMIQKRRLKIQEMKHSVELSKEDADRKIADSVQVFTALKESVERSQAELIDAIKEKQRKTEKQAEGFIKELEQEISELKKRSTEVEQLLLSEDHLHVLQSFPSLNTALPTKNWTEISVHPSSFEGIVRRAVNQLEETLIKQMNKLLEAELKRVQQSAVDVTLDPDTANPALILSDDGKQVHNSDVKKNLPDNPERFDRCANVLAKQSFSSGRFYYEVQVKEKTDWTLGVATESINRKGQIILSPQDGYWTIWLRNKNEYEALASPSVCLSLKCQPEKVGVFVDYEEGLVSFYDVDAAALIYSFTGCCFTEKLYPFFGPSLNYGGKNSAPLIISPVNHTEYNNQRFTFI from the coding sequence ATGTCTGCTGCCAGCTGTCTGCTGActgaagatcagtttctgtgctccatctgtctggatgtgttcactgatccagtcgccataccatgtggacacaacttctgtaAAACCTGCATCACTGATCACTGGGATATTAATGTCCTATGCCAGTGTCCCAACTGTAAAAAGGTTTTCCACATCAGACCTGAGCTGCAGGTCAATACTTTCATCTCTGAGATGGCTGCTCAGTTCAGGcagtcagctcaacagaaagccagcagcagcagctcagagcaacaagcTGCCAAACCAAGAGAAGTTCCTTGTGACGCCTGcactggaaccaaactgaaggccctgaagtcctgcctggtgtgtctggaatcctactgtgagactcacctggagcctcatctgacaAGGTCAGCtctgaaaagacatcagctgatcgaccctgtggagaacctggaaggCAGGATGTGTACGAAGCACGATAAACTGCTAGAGCTGTTCTGTAAGAACGACcagatgtgtgtctgcatgctctgcaCTATTTCAGACCACAAGACACATGAAGTTGTTCCTTTGAAAGAAGGATATGATGGAAAGAAGGCCGAGCTTGAGGCTGAAAttcagcagatgatccagaagagacgGCTGAAGATTCAGGAGATGAAACACTCAGTGGAGCTCAGTaaggaagatgcagacagaaAGATAGCAGAtagtgttcaggtcttcaccgctCTGAAGGAGTCGGTTGAGAGGAGCCAGGCTGAGCTCATCGACGcgatcaaagagaagcagagaaagacagagaaacaggctgaaggcttcatcaaagagctggaacaggaaatctctgagtTGAAGAAGAGAAGCACTGAGGTGGAGCAGCTCTTACTCTCTGAAGACCACCTCCACGTCCTCCAAAGCTTCCCGTCCCTGAACACTGCTCTACCCACCAAGAACTGGACAGAAATCAGCGTCCATCCATCTTCATTTGAGGGGATTGTGAGGAGAGCTGTGAATCAGTTGGAGGAGACGCTCATTAAACAGATGAATAAGCTGCTTGAGGCTGAGTTGAAGAGGGTCCAGCAGTCTGCAGTGGATGTGACACTTGATCCTGATACAGCAAATCCtgctctcatcctgtctgatgatggaAAACAAGTACATAATAGTGATGTAAAgaagaatctcccagacaacccaGAGAGATTTGATAGATGTGCTAATGTCTTAgcaaagcagagtttctcttcaggaaGGTTTTACTATGAGGTTCAAGTTAAAGAGAAGACTGACTGGACTTTAGGAGTGGCCACagagtcgatcaacaggaagggacAAATCATACTGTCTCCTCAGGATGGTTACTGGACGATATGGTTGAGGAATAAAAATGAGTACGAAGCTCTTGCTAGCccttcagtctgtctctctctgaagtgtcAGCCTgagaaggtgggggtgtttgtggattatgaggagggtctggtctccttttatgatgttgatgctgcagctcttatctactcctttactggctgctgcttcactgagaaactctaccCATTCTTTGGTCCCAGTCTTAACTATGGAggtaaaaactctgcccctctgatcatctctcctgtcaatcacactgaGTACAACAACCAAAGATTCACTTTCATTTGA
- the LOC141766862 gene encoding E3 ubiquitin-protein ligase TRIM21-like → MSAASCLLTEDQFLCSICLDVFTDPVAIPCGHNFCKTCITEHWDINVLCQCPNCKEVFNTRPELRVNTFISEMAAQFRQSAQQKASSSSSEQQAAKPGEVPCDVCTGTKLKALKSCLVCLESYCETHLGPHLTRSGLKRHQLIDPVENLEGRMCTKHDKLLELFYKTDQMCVCMLCTYSDHKTHDVVPLKEGYDGKKAELEAEIQQMIQKRRLKIQEMKHSVRLSKEDSDRKIADGVQVFTALKESVERSQIELIDTIKEKQRKTEKQAEGFIKELEQEISELKKRSTELEQLLLSEDHLHLLQGFTSLNTALPTKDWTEVSVRPLSYEGTVVRAVNQLEETLSKQMKKLLEAKLKRVQQSAVDVTLDPDTAQPNLILSDDGKQVKHGGVKKILPDNPERFDTGVCVLAKQSFSSGRFYYEVQVKGKTEWDLGVATESINRKGQIILSPQDGYWTIWLRNKNEYEALASPSVCLSLKCQPEKVGVFVDYEEGLVSFYDVDAAALIYSFTGCCFTEKLYPFFGPSLNYGGKNSAPLIISPVNHTEYNNQRFTFI, encoded by the coding sequence ATGTCTGCTGCCAGCTGTCTGCTGActgaagatcagtttctgtgctccatctgtctggatgtgttcactgatccagtcgccataccatgtggacacaacttctgtaAAACCTGCATCACTGAACACTGGGATATTAATGTCCTATGCCAGTGTCCCAACTGTAAAGAGGTTTTCAACACTAGACCTGAGCTGCGGGTCAATAccttcatctctgagatggctgctcagttcagacagtcagctcaacagaaagccagcagcagcagctcagagcaacaagctgccaaaccaggagaagttccctgtgacgtctgcactggaaccaaactgaaggccctgaagtcctgcctggtgtgtctggaatcctactgtgagactcacctgggGCCTCATCTGACAAGGTCAGgcctgaaaagacatcagctgatcgaccctgtggagaacctggaaggCAGGATGTGTACGAAGCACGATAAACTGCTGGAGCTGTTCTATAAGACTGACcagatgtgtgtctgcatgctctgcaCTTATTCAGACCACAAGACACATGATGttgttcctctgaaagaagGATATGATGGAAAGAAGGCCGAGCTGGAGGCTGAAAttcagcagatgatccagaagagacgactgaagattcaggagatGAAACACTCAGTGAGGCTCAGTAAGGAAGATTCAGACAGAAAGATAGCAGatggtgttcaggtcttcaccgctCTCAAGGAGTCTGTTGAGAGAAGCCAGATCGAGCTCATCGACacgatcaaagagaagcagagaaagacagagaaacaggctgaaggcttcatcaaagagctggaacaggaaatctctgagctgaaGAAGAGAAGCACTGAGTTGGAGCAGCTCTTACTCTCTGaagaccacctccacctccttcaaGGCTTCACGTCCCTGAACACTGCTCTACCCACCAAAGACTGGACAGAAGTCAGCGTCCGTCCACTTTCATATGAGGGGACTGTGGTGAGAGCTGTAAATCAGTTGGAGGAGACGCTCAGTAAACAAATGAAGAAACTGCTTGAGGCCAAGCTGAAGAGGGTCCAGCAGTCTGCAGTGGATGTGACACTTGATCCTGATACAGCACAGCCCaacctcatcctgtctgatgatggaAAACAAGTTAAACATGGTGGTGTAAAGAAGATTCTCCCAGACAACCCAGAGAGATTTGATactggtgtttgtgtcttagcaaagcagagtttctcttcaggaaGGTTTTACTACGAGGTTCAGGTTAAAGGGAAGACTGAGTGGGATTTAGGAGTGGCCACagagtcgatcaacaggaagggacAAATCATACTGTCTCCTCAGGATGGTTACTGGACGATATGGTTGAGGAATAAAAATGAGTACGAAGCTCTTGCTAGCccttcagtctgtctctctctgaagtgtcAGCCTgagaaggtgggggtgtttgtggattatgaggagggtctggtctccttttatgatgttgatgctgcagctcttatctactcctttactggctgctgcttcactgagaaactctaccCATTCTTTGGTCCCAGTCTTAACTATGGAggtaaaaactctgcccctctgatcatctctcctgtcaatcacactgaGTACAACAACCAAAGATTCACTTTCATTTGA